The nucleotide window TACATGTTGGACTGTGCATGAAGAAGTGGGATAGGACAAAATAACATATGCAAAAATGCTAGTATCTAGTATATTTTTTGTTATATAATTGCGCTAATACAATAATTTTACGTGAGTTCTCAGAAGTTTTTATGTTTATCACAAAATAAAATATAAAAATTCAATTTACCACCTAAGGAAATACCGGGTGCAGGCTACCCGATAAACCCAATTTTACACCATGTTGTGTATCCCATACTCAAGGTTTAGATAAGGTATGAGTAAGTGAGGGAATGTGTACAAACTTAAGGAGACTTTATTGCCTATTTAATAACTCAATGGTTTACTGGAGTAGTAAGGACAACTTGTCCTTTACAATCATCATGAACTTTATTAGAGCTACGATGACCAGGAGGAAAGCAGCTACTGGTATAAGGCCTATATTGAGAAGGAAGGACGTGGTATCGTTTACTAGTATAAACGGTAGGAACAATATTGCCAGTTTTTCTAGGCTTAGTAGCTTTAATGAAGCAAAAACTAAAAATAGAAGTACCCTAGCTGTAATCCTATTTAAAATTATTGTAATATCCATGATGATAAATATTGTCCTAAAAATTAAAATTTTTTTCCAAGAAATTATCTGCAATAAGTGGTTCGCATTAAGGCTCACAATACCCAACTTACTGAGAAAGTTCGGTTCTAAATTGATTAAATCCCTCACAGTATTAAACAATGTTAACCCAATACATTCCCGTTATAGAGATGATATTCTATACTTTGTTTATTTTAAGCGCCTTAAAATTAAAGCTTCAATTATAAATTGTGTATTCCCAAGTATACCCTAAGGTACAAACGAATCTCTGGTGTCCCTCGATATATCAGGGAGGTTACGTTGCCCTTTAAAATCTCAGAAAGGATAATATTAGGAGCCTAATTGGTGAAGACATATCAGGCGTACGGATTTTATGTAAACCGGTATCAGAGGTCAGGGTAGATGGGAACTGTAAGGACACATGAATGTGAGAAGCCATTAGGGATCGGTGAAGTAACTGAACCTAAAATTACAACCTATAGGATATCGTTGTGAGGATTAAAGGGGCAGATACAGTTATAGATTTTTGGAGAACACTCTACCCCCTCTAACGGATTAAAGATACTTAAAAAGGGAGGAATTTACTCTATCGTAGGGTATGTTGATTGTATGAACCTACTAAATTACCTACGATGCTGATTTCCCTACTTATAAAGTCTATCGTCTTATCCGTTACCTCACCTCCCACGGTTGCAAACCCAAGTCTGTTAGAGGCGAAGCATGTGGAGCCTCCTTTCAGGGCTGGTTAGTTTATACGTTCAGGGAAAAGTGTTGCTAAAAACTAAGGTTTATCCATTAGCAGAAGCTAATAAAGTATATTAGAAGATTTAAAACGAGGGGAAACGGCACAAATTATCATAATAACCTATTCCAATATTTAAGGATTTTCTGAAATAAATTAAAATTTCACTTTATCTGGATTAAATAGATCCTCTTTATCATACATCTTTTTATAGACCAAGATTTTATGAAGGTGATCTCTAGGAAGTCTGGAGTTTATATATATACTGTTCAGGTCGAAATTAGTCCCTCCTAAAATTTTAAGTATCTCATAATATTCTTTCTCCTCATCGGTTAGAATGAAGGGGTGAGACTTCCTCCCTATATCAAACTCTACGTCAGTCACGAAGCCCTTCCTAGATTCTATAACTTTAGTCAGTTTTTCCTCAGTCTCCTCTAAAGGTATATCCTTTACTACGTAATAATACCTCTTCTTCATAATCCCCATAGCTGTGGTAATAGTCCCGCCGAAGAACAGAAACCTCTTTTCCCAAACTCCGTCGCCTCTTTTACCTTTAAAAGGACATTCCTCCTCACATACTACTAAAACATTCCACTTACTAGTGTAATAACCAGTAATGTTAGATGTAAGTCTAGACATTTCAGGAGACCTTAAAGTCACGTGATACACCGTGTGAGAATAATTATCATAAAGGCTTTGGATGAAATTCATAGCGTTATGTAAATTGTCAAATTCGACTACAATAGGGATGTCCTTAGTCTTTTCCCTTTTCTGAACCTTTAATTTAGTTATTATCCCCGTAGTCCCCTCTGCATGAGCGGCTATTTTCACATCTCCTCCCCTAAGTTTTACAGTTTTACCGACAGGGTTGACCATGGTTACCTCGGTTGCATAATCCCAATTACGACCATACCTAAACTCCCCAATGCCCCCTGAACCACCGCTAAAAAAACCAGCCACGGTAGCTCCCTCACAATACGTAGAAGGATAGACACGTACATTAAACCTTAGCCTTCCGTTATCGCAAAAAGAGACCCCGGGCCCTACTTCTATTTCGTCCTCATATTCCTTAAACGTTTTCATCCTTGAGAGGTCCATTATTATCCCTCCCTTCATTGGGATCACACCACCTACATTATTTACTCCCCCTCCTCTCGGGACTATGGGTACGTGTTCTTCAATGCAAGCTTCCACGATAGTTTTAACTTCGTCTTCGTTTTTAGGAAAAACTACTGCATTAGCCGACTTAGATAATAAAGGGGAAATTATAGGACTAGTATGGCTAAAATCTCTAGAAAGTGATGAGACAATTTTAGGATCAATTGAGTAATCAATTTCTTTCAACTTACTGAGGAATATTTGTGATAACATAGGCTGATAAAAGACTGAGCGATTTATAAATTTTTAAACTTGTATATTGAACTTTGTTCAAAAGTTTTCATAATGAGCCTTTTATCCATAATTATACGCTGTGAGTCTATAAAGAGCAAAGGGACTTTTAATGTGGAGAGGTCATGTCTGCTAAAGGGGGAATAAGAATTATACTTTATTAGTATCTGGCTGAGTAGATTAGTCTTTAAACTCTCTATCTAGATCTGAGACCACTTTATCAATCTTATCAATCCCTTCATCTATCTCCTCCTTAGTAATTATGAGAGGTGGGGATATTATAAACCACGAAGGTCCGTTAAATACGTAAACCCCTTCATCAAGCAGTCTTTTGGCTATTTTATCTACATCACTCGAGTTTCCGTTAAACTTATCATCGTATGTTGCAAAGGGTGTGTTCTTCTTATCCCTGACAAACTCAATAGCCCAAAATAATCCCATTCCCCTTATATCACCAATACTTTTATGCCTTTCTTTTAGCTCACTTAGTCTATCAGCAACGTATTTGCCAATAGCATTTACGTGAGAGAGTATTCCAAGCCTTTCGAACTCCTCAATAACGGCGGGGATTGCTGATAATGTCACTGGATGGGCCTCGAAAGTGTGACCGTGGGCGAAAAGGTTATCTTCGAAGAAATCCCCGATCTCCTTACTGACACCAGTGATACCTATAGGGACGTAAGAGGCTGTAGCTGATTTGGCAGTAGTAATTATATCCGGTTCGATATTCCAATGGTTTACCGCGAACCACTCACCAGTCCTACCCCACCCCGTCATAACCTCATCTGCAATAAATAGGACGTCGTTTTCCTTTGCTATCTTCCTTACTGTAGTCAAGTAATCCTTAGGCGGGACTATAACCCCGTTAGTCCCCGTGATCGGTTCCACTATGATCCCAGCGACATTATGTTCGTTTTTAATAACATAATCCACATAATTTGCACAAGCTAAATTACACTCAGGGTACTTGAGCTTTAAGGGACACCTAAAACAGTACGGTTCTGGTATTCTCACCACACCACCTAGTGTATGTGGCTCAGCAAACCACCTCCTGTAATCTCCAGTTAACGAGACGGAGCCATATGTAGAACCGTGATATGACCTATATCTAGCAATTATCTTGTACTTGGGGTTTTTAGCTAACCTCGTTATTTTTACTGCAGCTTCATTGGCTTCGGTGCCCGAAGTTGAAAAGAAGAATTTTGTAATGCCCTTAGGCATGACTTTTATGAGCGATTTTACAGCCGTCATTCTCACCTCGGTTGCAAATGCAGGAGAGATATACTGTATTTTATCCAACTGTTCTTTTATACTTTCGATGACCCTCTTATTTCCATAGCCTAAGTTAACGTTAACAAGTTGAGAGGAGAGATCAAGATATTTTTTACCGCGTGAGTCATAGAAATAAACTCCTTCAGCTCTTGTCACCGTTAAGGGATTCCAATCCTTCTGTTTTCTCCACGTTCCAAATGTATGTTCTTTTACTGCTTTTGAAATTTCATCCATATTTCGCCAAATAAATTGAATTATATATAAATTTTATGACGATTATATTAGAATTATTCCAACGATGCGTACTCCAAGTAATGTCGATTAAGTTTAAAGTAAAAGAGGGAAAAGAAGAGAGTAAAGTCCAGTCTAAATCTCTATATATCCTATTTTGGACTATATTGGTTTATTTACACGGTTAAATCACCTGCTTAAAACCCGACCAGTCTAGTTAATACTATGAATTTACACGACTTGTCCAGAGAGATAAAGTCCGTGTTAAAAGAAGATAAAAAAGACGTAGGTAACATAGTCCACAAAGACAGAATGTCCCTGATCTTGGTAGACGGTTTAGGTTGGAATATAGCCCAGAGGTTGAACACGAGCGTAAAACCCGAGAAAATAAATTCAATATTCCCCTCAATAACAGTCACGGTATTTGCGACATTATTAACAGCAAAGAGACCGGGAGAACACGGTATTCTGGGCTGGAGGATATACGACAGAGAGGAAGGTAGGATATTGAACCTGATGAAAGTACTCAAGGAGCAGAGCGTGGAACTGGACACGTTCTTCTCTAACACTGACTCAGTCTTTATTATGCCTGAAGTAGCGACCAAGAGCATGATGAGCAAGCTAAAGGTCATCCCTTATTACACTTATTGGGACGGGCTGTATAAGTATAAGTTAGCCCTCGAAAATAAGGACTCCAAGTTCGTCTTCTTCTACCTGCCCTATGTAGACGCTATGTCCCACTTATACGGGCCGTTCAGTAGCCCCACCTTAGAGACAGCTAGCGAAGTCATGGGTTCGCTGGAAAAGATAACCAACGTTTATAGGGAGTCCTATTCAATACTCATTACCTCCGACCACGGCCACGTCCAGGTCGACAGGAGTGTGAACTTGAGGGAAGACGAAGAGTTCCTGAGGGAAATGGAATTCCCGCCTTACGGGGACGCGAGGAGCCTGATGTTCAAGAGTAAGAGGCCTTTGGCATCACTCTCAAAATACGGTACACTATACGAAAGAGAGAAGGTCGAGGAGTTAGTTGGAGGTACGAATAACATACCCGACTACCTCCTAGTCCCGTTCGACAACGTCAACGTGGTCTACTGGAAAGATGATATGGAGCACAAATATAAGGGTAGCCACGGAGGGCTCACTAAGGACGAGATGGAGATACCGTTATTCGTCTATGAGTGACTAAATAATGAATTTATTCCTATATAGATTTTATACGTTATATTAATAAATATGTTTTTTTATACAGAGTGTATGAAAAATCCGTTAAAGGAATGGGACGAAAAAGGTATTTCGACTTTCCACATAAAGACGACCCTTGTAGCAGGTGCAGGGACATTCGTAGACGGATATGACTTGACGGCCGGGTCTCTGGTATTCCCGCTGATAGAGAAGAGTTTAGGGCAAGGACTGGAAGGTGCCTCGGAAATACTCTTCTTAAGTATAATCTTGGGGAACTTCTTGGGTGCAATAATCTTCGGCTATCTAGCTAAGCACGGTAGGAAGAAGTTTTACGGTATCGACGCTATGTTGATGACACTAGGTGCTCTAGCCCAAGCATTCGTGTCAACACCGGTTCAACTGGCAATTGTGAGGTTCCTGTTGGGACTGGGGATAGGAGCAGATTACGTTTTATCCCCCTTAGTAAATGCAGAATATGCAAACAGGAAGGACAGAGGTAAGCTCATGGCCATATCAGGTGGGCTGATGTGGAATGTAGGTGCCTTAGGCTCCGTATTTGCTACTCTAGCTATTGTAAACTCCTTCCCGCCAGACACCGCGTGGCGTCTCGTACTCGCCCTAGGTGCAATACCGGCGTTAATAGTGATCTACGCGAGGAGGAAGTTCCCGGAGACACCAAGATATATGCTATATATCAAGAAAAACCCCAAGGAGCTCGAGGAAAAATACGGTATAAAAGTGCAAGATGTGCCCGCTACAGCGGTGAGCTGGAGGAGAATAGGGGTCATGTTACTACTAGCAGCACTGACATGGTATATTTTTGATGTAGCCGCCTATGCGGGAGTGTTCTTTGGCCCCAATGTAATCGCGCAGAGCATTGGGGTTAACGGTGTCATATTCGAACTGATAATTTTGTTAGCCTTTGCTATCCCGGGTAATTTGATATCCACAGCGTTTAACGACAAAGTAGGTAGAAAGGTGTTACAAGCACTAGGTTTTACAGGTATGGGGGCGACGACCATAGCGTTTGCCCTTTACGGCCTTAAGTCGACCGCGCTAGTCGCGTTAACGCTATACGGTCTAAGCAATATAATGTCTCAGATAGGGCCTGGAACAGTGGTAGGTTTTTGGGGGATAGAGCTGTTCCCCACGTCTATAAGGGGGATAACCTCAGCGGTTACCGTGATGGCCGGTAGGACTGGAGTAATAACTACTACGTTACTGGTGCCCTTAATATTACAATCTCAAGGACTTGAGTTCACAATGATTTT belongs to Stygiolobus caldivivus and includes:
- a CDS encoding FAD-binding oxidoreductase, with translation MLSQIFLSKLKEIDYSIDPKIVSSLSRDFSHTSPIISPLLSKSANAVVFPKNEDEVKTIVEACIEEHVPIVPRGGGVNNVGGVIPMKGGIIMDLSRMKTFKEYEDEIEVGPGVSFCDNGRLRFNVRVYPSTYCEGATVAGFFSGGSGGIGEFRYGRNWDYATEVTMVNPVGKTVKLRGGDVKIAAHAEGTTGIITKLKVQKREKTKDIPIVVEFDNLHNAMNFIQSLYDNYSHTVYHVTLRSPEMSRLTSNITGYYTSKWNVLVVCEEECPFKGKRGDGVWEKRFLFFGGTITTAMGIMKKRYYYVVKDIPLEETEEKLTKVIESRKGFVTDVEFDIGRKSHPFILTDEEKEYYEILKILGGTNFDLNSIYINSRLPRDHLHKILVYKKMYDKEDLFNPDKVKF
- a CDS encoding aspartate aminotransferase family protein; translation: MDEISKAVKEHTFGTWRKQKDWNPLTVTRAEGVYFYDSRGKKYLDLSSQLVNVNLGYGNKRVIESIKEQLDKIQYISPAFATEVRMTAVKSLIKVMPKGITKFFFSTSGTEANEAAVKITRLAKNPKYKIIARYRSYHGSTYGSVSLTGDYRRWFAEPHTLGGVVRIPEPYCFRCPLKLKYPECNLACANYVDYVIKNEHNVAGIIVEPITGTNGVIVPPKDYLTTVRKIAKENDVLFIADEVMTGWGRTGEWFAVNHWNIEPDIITTAKSATASYVPIGITGVSKEIGDFFEDNLFAHGHTFEAHPVTLSAIPAVIEEFERLGILSHVNAIGKYVADRLSELKERHKSIGDIRGMGLFWAIEFVRDKKNTPFATYDDKFNGNSSDVDKIAKRLLDEGVYVFNGPSWFIISPPLIITKEEIDEGIDKIDKVVSDLDREFKD
- a CDS encoding alkaline phosphatase family protein yields the protein MNLHDLSREIKSVLKEDKKDVGNIVHKDRMSLILVDGLGWNIAQRLNTSVKPEKINSIFPSITVTVFATLLTAKRPGEHGILGWRIYDREEGRILNLMKVLKEQSVELDTFFSNTDSVFIMPEVATKSMMSKLKVIPYYTYWDGLYKYKLALENKDSKFVFFYLPYVDAMSHLYGPFSSPTLETASEVMGSLEKITNVYRESYSILITSDHGHVQVDRSVNLREDEEFLREMEFPPYGDARSLMFKSKRPLASLSKYGTLYEREKVEELVGGTNNIPDYLLVPFDNVNVVYWKDDMEHKYKGSHGGLTKDEMEIPLFVYE
- a CDS encoding MFS transporter, with the translated sequence MKNPLKEWDEKGISTFHIKTTLVAGAGTFVDGYDLTAGSLVFPLIEKSLGQGLEGASEILFLSIILGNFLGAIIFGYLAKHGRKKFYGIDAMLMTLGALAQAFVSTPVQLAIVRFLLGLGIGADYVLSPLVNAEYANRKDRGKLMAISGGLMWNVGALGSVFATLAIVNSFPPDTAWRLVLALGAIPALIVIYARRKFPETPRYMLYIKKNPKELEEKYGIKVQDVPATAVSWRRIGVMLLLAALTWYIFDVAAYAGVFFGPNVIAQSIGVNGVIFELIILLAFAIPGNLISTAFNDKVGRKVLQALGFTGMGATTIAFALYGLKSTALVALTLYGLSNIMSQIGPGTVVGFWGIELFPTSIRGITSAVTVMAGRTGVITTTLLVPLILQSQGLEFTMILLGVVSLVGAVATLFLKEPKHRSLDEFEFVESETI